The Bradysia coprophila strain Holo2 chromosome II, BU_Bcop_v1, whole genome shotgun sequence genome has a segment encoding these proteins:
- the LOC119071048 gene encoding bifunctional lysine-specific demethylase and histidyl-hydroxylase NO66-like translates to MQSSSSTASHFDFESFNEPASSSQRFKQSSNKRKQSTMSKETGRKRLSRSSQDSFTSDDESKLSNKLAHSSKPGNRAEKNRSSKKRRKGNDLAKNTSGKNDSGELVSGGSENKMQVAVYKHFPTNSKPNYSDALNLTPLTGSIEEGQKLFGVLIKPIPVSTFMDKYWEQKPIRIQRRFSDYYKDLISTEIIDKMLRENHVEFTKNIDITQYKDGVRETLNPVGRAMPPCVWHYYGEGNSIRILNPQTFLPAIHSLNATLQEYFQCMIGANVYLTPKNSQGFAPHYDDIEAFVLQVEGKKRWRLYKPKNRSSMLPRESSKNFKQEEIGEPCLDVVLEAGDLLYFPRGYIHQALTLKDYHSLHITVSAYQKQTFGDLLETLIPMALKEAINENEILRRGLPLNIWQRLGVVNSDNYLPEREAIIKSIMKCFDKVCSYVRTDTNLDNAVDQMALRYQHDALPPKLTPDEELRSVYSSKAMVTPSGQVESPYIECHTKIRLIRANILRMVRHEDEIRVYYSSENSKEYHGFEENFLDIDPTDAPAVEVLIKAYPTFITPDQLQLEDDDHNLSVAQDLWEKGMLMTEAPLL, encoded by the coding sequence ATGCAGTCCAGCAGTTCGACAGCATCGCATTTCGATTTTGAATCATTCAATGAGCCTGCTAGCAGCTCTCAGCGATTCAAACAATCTTCAAACAAACGAAAGCAGTCAACGATGTCAAAGGAAACGGGAAGGAAACGACTGAGTCGATCATCGCAAGACTCTTTCACTTCTGACGATGAGTCAAAATTATCCAACAAATTGGCGCATTCTTCAAAACCGGGGAACAGAGCCGAAAAGAACAGATCGTCAAAGAAACGACGCAAAGGCAACGATTTGGCGAAGAATACAAGTGGTAAGAATGACAGCGGTGAATTGGTGTCCGGCGGTTCGGAGAATAAAATGCAGGTTGCGGTTTACAAACACTTTCCCACGAACTCGAAGCCAAATTATTCGGATGCTTTGAATTTGACACCACTAACGGGCAGCATTGAGGAGGGACAGAAATTGTTCGGTGTTCTGATTAAACCGATTCCGGTGTCAACATTCATGGACAAGTATTGGGAACAGAAGCCAATCCGAATCCAGAGACGCTTTTCGGATTACTATAAAGACCTGATCTCAACGGAAATTATTGACAAAATGTTGCGCGAGAACCATGTCGAGTTTACGAAAAACATTGACATTACGCAGTACAAGGACGGAGTTCGAGAGACGCTCAATCCTGTGGGACGAGCAATGCCACCATGCGTTTGGCACTATTACGGGGAGGGAAATTCAATTCGTATCTTAAATCCGCAAACCTTTCTGCCTGCCATTCATTCACTGAACGCAACACTTCAGGAATATTTTCAGTGTATGATCGGCGCCAACGTTTATCTTACTCCGAAGAATAGTCAAGGTTTTGCGCCTCACTACGATGACATCGAAGCGTTCGTATTGCAAGTCGAAGGCAAGAAACGCTGGCGTTTGTATAAGCCGAAGAACCGGAGCAGTATGTTGCCCCGCGAATcttcgaaaaatttcaaacaagaGGAAATCGGTGAACCGTGTCTGGATGTTGTTTTAGAAGCGGGGGATTTACTGTACTTTCCCAGAGGATATATCCACCAGGCGCTCACTCTCAAAGACTACCATTCGTTACATATAACTGTCAGTGCTTATCAGAAGCAAACGTTCGGCGATTTATTGGAAACGTTGATTCCGATGGCCCTGAAGGAGGCgataaacgaaaatgaaattctgcGTCGCGGCCTGCCACTAAACATTTGGCAACGGTTGGGCGTTGTTAATTCCGACAATTACTTACCGGAGCGCGAGGCTATCATCAAAAGTATTATGAAATGTTTCGACAAGGTATGCAGTTATGTGCGAACCGACACCAATCTGGACAATGCAGTCGATCAAATGGCATTAAGATATCAACACGATGCTCTGCCACCGAAACTAACGCCAGACGAAGAGCTACGTTCTGTGTACAGCTCGAAGGCCATGGTTACGCCATCCGGTCAGGTGGAGAGTCCGTACATTGAGTGCCATACGAAAATTCGACTAATTCGTGCGAATATATTGCGTATGGTACGACATGAGGACGAGATTCGCGTGTATTACAGTTCGGAAAATTCCAAAGAATATCACGGTTTCGAAGAGAATTTTCTGGACATTGATCCGACTGATGCGCCGGCCGTCGAAGTGCTGATCAAAGCTTATCCAACATTTATTACACCCGATCAACTGCAATTGGAAGATGACGATCACAATTTGTCAGTTGCACAGGATTTGTGGGAAAAGGGAATGCTGATGACCGAAGCACCACTGCTGTAA